In one Yarrowia lipolytica chromosome 1A, complete sequence genomic region, the following are encoded:
- a CDS encoding uncharacterized protein (Compare to YALI0A13673g, highly similar to uniprot|Q6CGE4 Yarrowia lipolytica YALI0A20020g) gives MRRVILQPGSDAGTKESVSIEPGLHFRTLAEFDSYFQELFEKAPQTFKGYEMALTEGSERWIPVDEAVVGNWLSLKAANSPKWYIRPTNQMNAIRDHVAHEKLETVADSVLQMRAYLEEEMDEIKQRASEEIAALRGDVWALKLKLDTLEQANKSQGSEDVDIIEEGFLKGPKKTASPKLQLGSAGKLKPELFSTLVQFRIPAGTKTTSIPKHVSSCINSLDSVPVVYALTQSGIYEPCEYVSELRDKIYREPEWESFCIGIHEEDEPVKQNIKTATSVSTASTPNRSYAAASGGSFKPSVVKHPKPWIPKPLVKTEENFPSLRQDDLDNICAKTEQMTFSEEFLAAQETPTTSSPSARSKSCAWGIPAPEESLSPPSTRNNQPTENISPTTTERDSPDSTRYPIESHTTAGASSPKKHKTGHAYVAVADPEPVTKPEVGSIPEGPPKCNSCDKLLDKTHVHCVDCETFNCCQECFKMANQAHPKEHTFELYIYQ, from the coding sequence ATGAGAAGAGTCATTCTACAGCCTGGCTCCGACGCGGGCACCAAAGAATCTGTGTCTATTGAGCCCGGTTTGCATTTCCGCACGCTGGCTGAGTTCGACAGCTACTTCCAGGAGCTGTTCGAGAAGGCCCCACAGACCTTCAAGGGATATGAAATGGCATTGACGGAAGGCTCCGAGCGATGGATCCCGGTCGACGAGGCTGTGGTCGGAAACTGGTTGTCGCTGAAAGCGGCCAACTCGCCCAAGTGGTACATTCGTCCTACCAACCAGATGAATGCCATCAGAGACCATGTGGCCCATGAAAAGCTGGAGACGGTGGCGGACTCGGTGCTCCAGATGCGTGCATACCTTGAGGAAGAGATGGACGAAATCAAGCAGCGGGCTAGTGAGGAGATCGCCGCTCTCAGGGGCGACGTCTGGGCTCTAAAGTTGAAACTGGACACTCTGGAACAGGCCAACAAGTCTCAGGGTTCGGAAGACGTTGATATTATTGAAGAAGGCTTTCTCAAAGGTCCCAAGAAGACTGCTTCCCCAAAACTGCAACTTGGCTCAGCTGGCAAACTGAAACCAGAGCTTTTCTCTACCCTTGTGCAGTTCCGAATTCCCGCAGGGACGAAGACAACGTCTATCCCCAAACACGTCAGCTCTTGCATCAACAGCCTGGACAGTGTCCCTGTAGTCTACGCCTTGACCCAGTCTGGTATATATGAGCCCTGCGAATACGTTAGCGAGTTGCGTGACAAGATCTATCGAGAGCCAGAATGGGAGAGCTTTTGCATTGGGATTCACGAGGAAGACGAGCCGGTAAAACAGAACATCAAAACTGCGACATCCGTGTCCACAGCATCTACCCCCAACCGCAGCTACGCGGCAGCTTCAGGAGGTTCTTTTAAGCCGTCGGTTGTAAAACATCCCAAGCCCTGGATTCCCAAACCGCTGGTGAAGACTGAAGAAAATTTTCCTTCACTTCGACAGGACGACCTTGACAATATCTGCGCCAAGACAGAACAGATGACCTTTTCGGAGGAGTTCCTGGCAGCTCAGGAAACCCCCACCACAAGCTCTCCCTCTGCCAGGTCAAAATCTTGTGCTTGGGGAATTCCTGCACCCGAGGAGTCTCTGTCGCCTCCATCGACACGGAATAATCAGCCCACAGAAAATATCAGCCCTACCACAACTGAACGTGATTCACCAGATAGTACACGGTACCCTATTGAATCACATACCACTGCAGGTGCCTCTAGTCCGAAGAAGCATAAAACAGGACATGCCTATGTCGCTGTGGCCGATCCTGAACCTGTGACTAAACCTGAGGTAGGGTCTATTCCTGAGGGACCCCCAAAGTGCAACAGCTgcgacaagctgctggataAGACACATGTGCATTGTGTTGATTGTGAGACGTTCAATTGTTGTC